The Bradyrhizobium sp. CCGB01 genome segment CTCGTCGGGCGTGCGCCGGCGGGCGAGGTCCAGCCACGGGAGCGCAGGATCATGCGCACCCGCTCGATCGTCACGCTCGCGACCTTCGCGATCGCAGCCGGCGTGGCTTTGAGATTCCCCGTGGCCGGACTTGCGATGTGCTGCTGCTGCCTGATCGTCTATCTGAAGCCGGAAGCGCCGGGTGGCGAGGACGAGGCATAAAGCAATGCCGCCGTCGAGCTGCAGGTCGACGGCGGCACAGACGAGATCTCGAGCTAATGTGCCGACTTCAGTTCCGTGCCGGCGCCGTTGCGGCTGCCGAGCGTGCCGGACGCGGTGCGCGCGGTTCGGCAACCGGAGCGGCCGGGGCGCGCGAGCGCATGATCGCGGCGTCGATCTCGGCGATGACCCTGCGCTGGATCGCCTCGTTCTTGTCGATCGAGATGTGGCCGACGCCGGTGCCGCGGACGTCGACATTGTCGAGCTTGCCACGCAGGCCAGCCGCGGCCCGCACCGGCTCGCCGGGACCATCGCCGATATAGATGTTGATGTAGCGCTCGGCGCCGGTCGACAGCCTGGTCTTGAACACGGAATCGAGGCCGATCGCGAGCTTCACGGGCACGCCGAGCTGGTTGAGCTTGGCGATCATATCCGGCAGCGCGGTCGCGCCCGAGGAATGGCCGACCAGGACGATGGTCTTGATTCGGCCGGCCTTGTAGGCGGTCGCGGCTTCATCGGCGAGCGAGGACCAGGACACGAAGTTGGCGACGGTCACCGGGATGCCCTGGGCCTGGAGCCGGGAGCCGATCGTGTCGAGCCCGAGCGAGAAGATGTTGAGCACGCCGCGGAGCAGGTAGACATGCGTGGTCTGGGCGGCAGCCTGACTCGGGGCCGCCTTGGCGGTGGTCGGGTTGATGGCAACAGCTGACAGCAGGAGCAGGCAGATCGCCCACACGCGGATGGCGGACAACTGGCTGGCGCCGGCGGTGTGACGGCCGTTCGGTCTCATCGGTCTTTTCCCTGGGGACAATACGCTTTGCGATCGGCCGGAATCGTAGCCACGCCCTGCTCGCAGACGCAACAAAGAGGCGCGTGAGTGGCAATCTTAGCCACAGCCCGTGACCATCGCGCAACACTTGCCTGAAACCGGCCACCGAAGCGCCTGTTTTGAGACCATTTTTCTCCCGGCAATTGCGGCCGGGCAAGAGCATTCCTATTTCAGGGCTCCGCTGACCTCCTCCCGGGACGGTTCCAGCCCCCTCCCCAGCCTTTGCCCCTCAGACTTGCGGCCATCATGTCCTCCATCATTTCCGTCGCCAATTTGTCGAAGACCTATGGGTCCGGCTTCAAGGCGCTCAAAAACGTCAATCTCGACATCAAGCGCGGCGAGATCTTTGCGCTGCTCGGACCGAACGGGGCGGGCAAGACCACGCTGATCTCGATCATCTGCGGCATCGCCAATCCCAGCGAAGGCAAGGTCCTCGTCGGCGGCGAGGACATCCAGACCTCCTACCGCAAGGCGCGCTCGCTGATCGGCCTCGTGCCACAGGAATTGCACACCGACGCCTTCGAGAGCGTGTGGGCCACGGTGAGCTTCTCGCGCGGCCTGTTCGGCAAGCCGAAGAATCCTGCGCACATCGAGAAGGTCCTGAAGGACCTCTCGCTCTGGGACAAGAAGGACAACAAGATCATCACGCTTTCCGGCGGCATGAAGCGCCGCGTGATGATTGCCAAGGCGCTGTCGCACGAGCCGCAGATCCTGTTCCTGGACGAGCCGACCGCCGGGGTCGACGTCGAGCTGCGCAAGGGCATGTGGGAGGTGGTGCGCACCCTCCAGCAATCCGGCGTCACCATCATCCTGACCACGCATTACATCGAGGAAGCCGAGGAGATGGCCGACCGCATCGGCGTCATCAACAAGGGCGAGATCGTGCTGGTCGAGGACAAGGCGACCTTGATGGAGAAGCTCGGCAAGAAGCGGTTGACACTGCATCTGCAGGGCAAGGTCACGACGCTGCCGGACAGCCTCAGCCATTACGAGCTCGACCTCTGCGACGGCGGCGCGACGCTCGTCTACGACTATGACACCAAGGGCGAGCGCACCGGCATCACCAGCCTGCTCAGCGACCTCCGCAACGCCGGCATCCGCTTCAACGATCTCGACACGACTCAATCGTCGCTCGAGGACATCTTCGTCGACCTCGTGAGGACGTCATGAATCACCGCGCCATCCGCGCCATCTATCTGTTCGAAATGGCGCGCACCTGGCGCACGGTGCTGCAAAGCATCGTCTCGCCCGTCGTCTCGACCTCGCTCTATTTCGTGGTGTTCGGCGCCGCGATCGGCTCGCGCATCAGCGAGGTCGAGGGCGTCAGCTACGGCACCTTCATCGTGCCGGGCCTGATCATGCTCTCGGTGCTGACGCAGAGCATCGCCAACGCCTCGTTCGGCATCTACTTCCCCAAATTCACAGGCACGATCTACGAGATCCTGTCGGCGCCGATCTCCTATTTCGAGATCGTGCTCGGCTATGTCGGCGCCGCCGCGACCAAGTCGATCATCCTCGGCCTGATCATTCTCGCCACCGCCGGCCTGTTCGTGCCGCTGCACATCCATCATCCGGTCTGGATGCTGGCCTTCCTGGTGCTGACGGCGGTGACGTTCAGCCTGTTCGGCTTCATCATCGGCATCTGGGCCGACGGCTTCGAAAAGCTCCAGATGATCCCGATGCTCGTGGTGACGCCGCTGACCTTCCTCGGCGGCAGCTTCTATTCCATCGACATGCTGCCGCCCACCTGGCGCACGGTGGCGCTGCTCAACCCGGTCGTCTATCTGATCTCGGGCTTCCGCTGGAGCTTCTACGAGATCGCGGATGTCAGCGTGTCCGTCAGCATCGGCATGACGACCGCGTTCCTGGTGATCTGCCTCGCCATCATCTGGTGGATTTTCCGGACGGGTTACCGGTTGAAGAACTGATTGTCATTCCGGGGCGTGCGAAGCACGAACCCGGAATCCATTCATCCAGTGGCTCTGCCGCACGATGGATTCCGGGCTCGCGCTCCGCGCGCCCCGGAATGACGACGGTGCTTACCGATAGCAATGGAAGCGGTGATAGCCGTCATAGTAGCCGCGGCAGCGGTAGTGGCGATGATGCGGAATGCCGAACACGCCCTCGACCGCCCCCACGGCGCCACCAACACCGGCGCCGACCGCGCCACCAACCACGCCGCCCACAGGGCCGGCGATCCGGTTGCCTTCATAGGAGCCTTCCTGGGCGCCGCGCACGATGCCCTGGGCGTGGCCGGCTTGCGGCAGCGACAACAACGCGAGCAGGATGGCAGCGGCTGCGAACAGCAGACGGATTGGCAGACCAGCCGGCAATTGCGCGGCGGCGATACGGGCTTTGTTCATCTTCGGTCCCAAGGGAATTAAAGGGGGCAAGGCGGCGAAAGCCGCCTGTCGGGGTGGCCACGATCAACGCCCGAAGCGGCCGAATGGTTGCGCCTTTATGACGAATTGTCGGCGTTGTGAACGCTCGGCACGCTCGCGAAAATGTCAGCGCCGCCGCCAGCCACGTGGCACAAAGCGGCCTTGCTTACGCCCGGCATCGCGTTAACGATGGGCCGCCAGGCCGCTGGAACGAAAGCCGGATTGCAGACATATTGCACGCCGGGGGACGGAGAGCCGCAGCGCCTGGCGTGAACAGGCCGGAGGCCAGAACTCAAATGCGTTTTCAGATGCGTTCATTTTTTATCGCTTTCACCTCCCTGATGCTTTTGAGCGCGGGCACCGCGCAGGCCAAGGTCGAGATCACCGTCGACAAGGACAATCAGCAGATGACCGTCGCGGTCGACGGCGTCGCGCGCTATCGCTGGCCGGTGTCGACGGGCATTCCCTCGCGTGAAACGCCGAACGGCGCATTCCGCGCCTTCCGCATGGAAGAGGATCACTACTCCAAGGAATTCGACGACGCGCCGATGCCGCATGCGATCTTCTTCACCAAGGTCGGGCACGCCATCCACGGCACCGACTCGGTCGGCCGGCTCGGCTCGCCCGCGTCGCATGGCTGCGTGCGGCTGTCGCGTCAGAATGCGACGACGCTCTACGCGCTGGTGCAGCAACAGGGCGTGCTCAACACCACGGTGACGCTGACCGGCTCGGCCCAGGTGGCTCTGGCCCGCAATCCGCGCGGCCGCAACCCCACAGCAGTGGCCCGCGCTCCGCAGCCTGCCGAAGAGCAATACGCCACGTCAGGCGATCCCGTGAATCTGGCGCCGCCGGCGCAGCCCGCCCGCCGCTACATGCCACAGGACGACAACTACATCTATCCGGCCGACGGCAGCGACACCGGCGCGCGCTATCCGGCGCCGCGCCCCTCCACCCGGCCGCTCTATGACGCGCAGGTCTATCAGCAGCAGCAGCCGCGCTCCTATTACGACCAGGGCGCTGGCCAGCAGGGCTACTATTATCAGCCGCAGCCCCGGCAGGTTTATCAGCCGCGCGGCTATTACTACCAGAACTGACGCTATTCGAACGCAGCGTTGCCGCGTTCGACGACGAAGGGCGCGGCCGACCGGCTCTCAAAATCTCGGGCCCGGTCGGGGCTTCGTTTTTGCGACGTTGCCGACAAGCCGGCAAAGTGCTCGACTACCAAGCACTGCCCCTTGCCCAGCGTGCCGCCATGCCCTCACATATCTCAACGATCTTGACTGTGATCCTCGTTTCGATGGCGGGAGAGGCTATGGCCTTCGATCTCGAGGCGCATCGCGGCGGCCGCGCGCTGCTGCCGGAGAACACCCTGCCGGCCTTCGCCAATGCGCTGTCGATGGGCGTGGACA includes the following:
- a CDS encoding L,D-transpeptidase, whose product is MRSFFIAFTSLMLLSAGTAQAKVEITVDKDNQQMTVAVDGVARYRWPVSTGIPSRETPNGAFRAFRMEEDHYSKEFDDAPMPHAIFFTKVGHAIHGTDSVGRLGSPASHGCVRLSRQNATTLYALVQQQGVLNTTVTLTGSAQVALARNPRGRNPTAVARAPQPAEEQYATSGDPVNLAPPAQPARRYMPQDDNYIYPADGSDTGARYPAPRPSTRPLYDAQVYQQQQPRSYYDQGAGQQGYYYQPQPRQVYQPRGYYYQN
- a CDS encoding ABC transporter ATP-binding protein, producing MSSIISVANLSKTYGSGFKALKNVNLDIKRGEIFALLGPNGAGKTTLISIICGIANPSEGKVLVGGEDIQTSYRKARSLIGLVPQELHTDAFESVWATVSFSRGLFGKPKNPAHIEKVLKDLSLWDKKDNKIITLSGGMKRRVMIAKALSHEPQILFLDEPTAGVDVELRKGMWEVVRTLQQSGVTIILTTHYIEEAEEMADRIGVINKGEIVLVEDKATLMEKLGKKRLTLHLQGKVTTLPDSLSHYELDLCDGGATLVYDYDTKGERTGITSLLSDLRNAGIRFNDLDTTQSSLEDIFVDLVRTS
- a CDS encoding ABC transporter permease, with protein sequence MNHRAIRAIYLFEMARTWRTVLQSIVSPVVSTSLYFVVFGAAIGSRISEVEGVSYGTFIVPGLIMLSVLTQSIANASFGIYFPKFTGTIYEILSAPISYFEIVLGYVGAAATKSIILGLIILATAGLFVPLHIHHPVWMLAFLVLTAVTFSLFGFIIGIWADGFEKLQMIPMLVVTPLTFLGGSFYSIDMLPPTWRTVALLNPVVYLISGFRWSFYEIADVSVSVSIGMTTAFLVICLAIIWWIFRTGYRLKN